The following proteins are co-located in the Hevea brasiliensis isolate MT/VB/25A 57/8 chromosome 11, ASM3005281v1, whole genome shotgun sequence genome:
- the LOC110637319 gene encoding aldehyde dehydrogenase family 2 member C4 translates to MRTCDGKTYLGRLKDRDMAGHTDGSSECLIKIPTIKFTKLFINGEFVDSVSGKTFETIDPRTGDVTARIAEGDKEDVDLAVKAAREAFEHGPWPRMSGSARGRIMMKYADLIDQNIEELAALDTIDAGKLYGWGKAVDIPSAANHLRYYAGAADKIHGEVLKMSRELQGYTLREPIGVVGHIIPWNFPSSLFFTKVSPALAAGCTMVVKPAEQTPLSALFYAYLAKLAGIPDGVINVVTGYGPTAGAAIASHMDIDKVSFTGSTEVGRLVMQAAATSNLKQVSLELGGKSPLLIFDDADISTAADLALLGILYNKGEVCVASSRVYVQEGIYDKLVQKLVEKAKAWVVGDPFDPNVRQGPQVDKQQYEKILSYIEHGKREGATLLTGGKPLFKKGYFIEPTIFTDVKEDMLIAKDEIFGPVMSLMKFKTVEEAIKSANNTRYGLAAGIVTKDLNVANTVSRSIRAGIIWINCYFAFDEDCPGGGYKMSGFGRDFGLEALHKYLQVKSVVTPIYNSPWL, encoded by the exons ATGCGAACTTGCGATGGTAAAACATACCTAGGTAGACTTAAAGATAGAGATATGGCAGGCCATACCGATGGAAGCTCTGAGTGTCTTATCAAGATTCCAACTATAAAGTTCACCAAGCTCTTTATCAATGGAGAATTTGTTGATTCTGTTTCAG GGAAAACATTTGAGACCATAGACCCGAGAACTGGAGATGTGACAGCGAGAATTGCTGAAGGAGATAAGGAGGATGTTGATTTGGCTGTGAAAGCTGCCCGTGAGGCGTTTGAACATGGGCCGTGGCCCCGAATGTCTGGTTCT GCAAGGGGAAGGATTATGATGAAATATGCGGACTTAATTGATCAAAATATAGAAGAATTAGCTGCATTGGATACTATTGACGCTGGAAAATTATATGGCTGGGGCAAAGCAGTGGACATTCCTTCAGCAGCAAATCACCTTCGTTACTATGCTGGTGCGGCAGACAAAATTCATGGAGAAGTGCTAAAAATGTCTCGAGAATTACAGGGATATACCCTACGTGAACCCATTGGTGTTGTAGGACACATAATCCCCTGGAACTTCCCTAGCTCTTTGTTCTTCACCAAGGTTAGCCCAGCCTTAGCTGCAGGGTGCACCATGGTTGTCAAGCCAGCTGAGCAAACCCCTCTTTCAGCTCTATTTTATGCTTATCTTGCTAAGCTG GCTGGTATTCCTGATGGAGTAATCAATGTTGTAACTGGGTATGGACCAACAGCTGGTGCGGCCATTGCCTCTCACATGGACATTGATAAA GTAAGTTTTACAGGGTCTACTGAAGTTGGGCGTTTAGTAATGCAGGCTGCAGCAACAAGCAATTTGAAACAGGTTTCACTTGAATTAGGAGGCAAGTCACCACTCCTAATTTTTGATGATGCTGATATAAGTACAGCTGCTGATCTCGCTCTCCTTGGTATCCTGTATAACAAG GGGGAAGTTTGTGTTGCAAGTTCACGTGTTTATGTTCAGGAAGGAATTTATGACAAATTAGTTCAGAAATTGGTCGAGAAGGCAAAAGCTTGGGTTGTTGGGGATCCTTTTGATCCTAATGTTCGACAGGGACCCCAG GTTGATAAACAGCAGTATGAAAAAATTCTTTCTTACATTGAGCATGGCAAAAGAGAAGGAGCAACATTATTAACAGGGGGTAAACCTCTATTCAAGAAGGGATATTTTATCGAGCCGACAATTTTCACTGATGTTAAG GAGGACATGTTAATAGCGAAGGATGAAATTTTCGGACCTGTGATGTCGCTAATGAAGTTCAAGACTGTAGAAGAGGCAATTAAGAGCGCTAACAATACAAGATATGGTTTAGCAGCAGGCATTGTGACCAAGGACTTGAATGTAGCTAACACTGTCTCGAGATCAATCCGCGCTGGCATCATTTGGATAAACTGTTATTTTGCCTTTGATGAGGACTGCCCTGGTGGAGGATATAAGATGAGTGGCTTTGGAAGAGATTTTGGATTGGAAGCCCTCCACAAGTACCTCCAAGTTAAATCTGTTGTTACTCCCATTTACAATTCTCCTTGGCTATGA
- the LOC110637318 gene encoding aldehyde dehydrogenase family 2 member C4, with the protein MAIQGNRTSDESFFKIPAIKFTKLFINGEFVDSISGKTFETIDPRTGEVIARIAEGDKADIDLAVKAARDAFDNGPWPRLPGVARARIMQKFADLIEENVEELAALDTIDAGKLFSAGKAVDIPHAASLLRYYAGAADKIHGEVLKMSREFQGYTLLEPVGVVGHITPWNFPSTIFFMKVAPALAAGCTMVVKPAEQTPLSALYYAHLSKLAGIPDGVINVVTGYGPTAGAAISSHMDVDKVSFTGSTEVGHMVMKAAAESNLKQVSLELGGKSPLLIFDDADIDKAAELALFGILYNKGEICVASSRVYVQEGIYDELVKKLVEKAKNCVIADPFDSKSQLGPQVDKRQFEKILSYIEHGKREGATLLTGGKPSGNKGYYLHPTIFSDVKEDMLIAKDEIFGPVMALMKFKTIDEAIKCANNTRYGLAAGIVTKNLDVANTVSRSIRAGIIWINCYFAFDNDCPYGGYKMSGFGRDFGLEALHKFLQIKSVVTPIYNSPWL; encoded by the exons ATGGCAATTCAAGGCAATAGAACCTCTGATGAATCTTTTTTCAAGATTCCTGCCATAAAGTTTACAAAGCTGTTCATTAATGGAGAATTTGTTGATTCCATCTCAG GAAAAACGTTTGAGACAATAGACCCAAGAACAGGAGAGGTAATCGCAAGAATTGCAGAGGGAGATAAGGCTGACATAGATTTGGCTGTGAAGGCTGCTCGCGATGCATTTGACAACGGCCCTTGGCCCCGCTTGCCTGGTGTT GCGAGAGCAAGGATTATGCAGAAATTTGCAGATTTAATTGAAGAAAACGTAGAGGAATTGGCAGCACTGGATACTATTGATGCAGGGAAGTTGTTCAGTGCGGGCAAAGCTGTGGACATTCCTCACGCAGCAAGCCTCCTTCGTTACTATGCAGGTGCAGCAGATAAAATCCATGGAGAAGTGTTGAAGATGTCAAGGGAGTTCCAAGGCTATACCCTGCTTGAACCCGTTGGTGTTGTGGGCCATATCACCCCCTGGAATTTCCCTAGTACCATTTTCTTCATGAAGGTCGCCCCTGCCTTGGCTGCTGGGTGCACCATGGTTGTCAAGCCAGCGGAGCAAACACCTCTTTCTGCTCTCTATTATGCTCATCTCTCCAAGCTG GCTGGGATTCCTGATGGAGTGATCAATGTTGTGACTGGGTACGGACCGACAGCTGGAGCTGCCATTTCCTCTCATATGGATGTTGATAAG GTCAGTTTTACTGGGTCTACAGAAGTTGGACACATGGTAATGAAGGCTGCAGCAGAAAGCAATTTGAAACAAGTTTCACTTGAATTAGGAGGAAAATCACCTCTCCTAATTTTTGACGATGCTGATATAGATAAAGCTGCAGAGCTTGCCCTTTTCGGCATCCTGTATAATAAG GGAGAAATTTGTGTGGCAAGTTCGCGGGTTTATGTTCAGGAAGGGATTTATGATGAACTTGTAAAGAAGTTGGTGGAAAAGGCAAAAAACTGTGTAATTGCAGATCCTTTTGATTCTAAATCTCAGCTTGGTCCACAG GTTGATAAGCGGCAATTTGAAAAAATTCTGTCTTACATTGAGCATGGGAAAAGAGAAGGAGCCACCTTGTTAACCGGTGGTAAGCCTTCAGGAAACAAGGGATATTATCTCCATCCCACCATTTTCAGCGATGTTAAG GAGGATATGCTCATAGCAAAGGATGAAATTTTTGGACCTGTAATGGCACTCATGAAGTTCAA GACTATCGATGAGGCAATTAAATGTGCTAACAATACAAGGTATGGCTTGGCAGCTGGGATTGTTACCAAGAACTTGGATGTGGCTAACACAGTTTCAAGATCAATCCGAGCCGGCATTATCTGGATTAATTGTTACTTTGCATTTGATAACGATTGTCCTTATGGAGGATATAAGATGAGTGGATTTGGAAGAGATTTTGGATTAGAGGCCCTTCATAAGTTTCTTCAAATCAAGTCTGTTGTAACCCCCATTTACAACTCTCCTTGGCTGTGA
- the LOC110637345 gene encoding multiprotein-bridging factor 1c-like, whose protein sequence is MPSRSTGVINQDWEPVVLCKSKPKAQDLRNHKAVNQALRSGAPVQTIKKFDTGSNKKAAIVVNARKLDEETEPAALQKV, encoded by the coding sequence ATGCCTAGTAGATCGACTGGAGTAATCAACCAGGACTGGGAACCAGTTGTGCTATGCAAGTCAAAACCCAAGGCCCAAGACCTGCGCAATCACAAGGCGGTGAACCAGGCCCTCCGATCAGGCGCGCCAGTCCAGACAATCAAGAAGTTTGACACTGGTTCAAACAAGAAAGCAGCAATTGTTGTAAACGCAAGGAAGTTGGACGAAGAGACGGAGCCGGCGGCATTACAAAAGGTGTAG
- the LOC110637321 gene encoding trihelix transcription factor ENAP1 yields the protein MDDIEDDARFPPKALSFNRSRKGPVYSHYNHDYVVDDDDDDVEFGEDNDRDSDDNYSSRRYSHNFDQQNNDFDRYPKRQKLKSSVSNYEFVPRSGRLLSYEDGNFSPDWSEHEKFVLLEVWGDRFLQLGRNSLRSDDWVEVAEKVSESSKIKRTEAQCKLMMDVLKRKYKKEKAKGVNNSKWAYFRKMDMLMKQEFGGGSGFSLACGVDSGEFVFMDTHVYLDRANGNDEMRDSPCESEDEEEEEKGERGGGNEGVKGLKVLADSVQKFGEIYEKIESSKREQMMELERMRVEFQRELELQKKQILERAQAEIAKIREGDDDEEDVEDTDDEDDSGEEVSE from the coding sequence ATGGACGATATTGAAGACGATGCTAGGTTTCCACCAAAAGCCCTTTCTTTCAATCGCTCGAGAAAAGGTCCTGTATACTCTCACTACAATCATGATTACGTCGTCGACGATGATGACGACGATGTCGAATTTGGTGAAGACAACGATCGAGATTCCGACGACAACTATAGCTCTAGAAGGTATTCCCACAATTTCGATCAACAAAACAATGATTTCGATAGATACCCGAAGAGGCAAAAGCTGAAAAGCTCCGTTTCCAATTATGAATTCGTTCCGAGAAGTGGGAGATTGTTGTCGTATGAGGACGGTAATTTCTCCCCGGATTGGAGTGAGCACGAGAAATTCGTGCTTTTGGAGGTTTGGGGAGATAGGTTCTTGCAATTGGGCAGGAACAGCCTAAGATCCGATGACTGGGTCGAGGTAGCAGAGAAAGTGTCGGAGTCATCAAAAATCAAGAGAACAGAAGCTCAGTGTAAACTAATGATGGATGTTTTgaagagaaaatataaaaaagagAAGGCAAAAGGTGTTAATAATAGCAAATGGGCGTACTTTAGAAAAATGGATATGTTAATGAAGCAAGAATTTGGAGGTGGCAGTGGGTTTAGTTTAGCTTGTGGGGTGGATTCAGGAGAATTTGTATTCATGGACACGCATGTGTATTTGGACCGTGCAAATGGGAATGATGAGATGCGAGATAGTCCATGTGAATCAGAGGATGAAGAGGAAGAGGAGAAGGGGGAGAGGGGTGGCGGAAATGAGGGGGTGAAGGGGTTGAAAGTGTTGGCAGATTCAGTGCAGAAGTTTGGGGAGATATATGAGAAGATAGAGAGTAGTAAGAGGGAACAGATGATGGAATTGGAGAGGATGAGGGTGGAATTTCAGAGAGAGTTGGAGTTGCAGAAGAAGCAAATTTTGGAGAGGGCGCAGGCAGAGATTGCCAAAATAAGGGAAGGAGATGATGATGAAGAGGATGTAGAGGATACTGATGATGAAGATGATTCTGGAGAAGAAGTCAGTGAATAA